From Rhododendron vialii isolate Sample 1 chromosome 7a, ASM3025357v1:
CCTCGGAGAGCAGTCCAGGGATGGACCCAAAGGGGGTCACGcaggggcacgtgcccccaataagaaaagaaaagcattgaAAGAGCCTCGGAGAGCAGTCCAGGGACGGACCCAAAGGGGGTCACGcaggggcacgtgcccccactcgaacGCGTACCCtcattcaaaattaaaatatttcttttatatttttgaataaattatcataattataaaagtgtgctaacatataaacatacacacttgcatatatctcgaaaatacacatatagaattagttttatgtttgaatttcatcatatgataCATTTATACTTGTTTCTTTACGAGCTGTTTAGcctgtttgtctatttggaggtattctttcttgattctttttatttttaaccatctaagaaaaatatttcaaaataaagttattaacaaaactagctcaATCATTcgaaaacttgtcgatgtttatttaaaacatactactttaaaattttgtttgagattttgtgctcatttttacataatttaacttaaagtatgTGTGATCTTACTATAGTTGActaaaaataatgaagtttcTCTATTATGAATAACAGGTGCCCCCAATAGACTATACTCCTAGATCCGTCTCTAAAGAGCGCACAATGCCCTCCTCCTCCTATTGCTACTTGTAAATTCTTAACCTACGTCTCACCTctagaaattttcttttttaagcaAAAGCTGTAAGTTTTATTCTTAGTGAGGTTAGATAATTAACACCCTACGTTATGCCAGGATCTAGAACTATCATGATAATCACAATACAATTATTAAGCAGAAAATCATAGAATCAAGAACAGCGTACCCGTATCCATTTATGCGGAACTTGAACAATCCAGTAAGGTGACTATAGCAACCATAATTTACTAGAGCACTAAACCCTAGGTGGAAGACGGGTTTCTCTCCCTTGCCTTACTTTCTAGCCTCTTAGAATATCACGTTAATATTGATGGAACCCTAGATGCTCTTTTATAGACAGAGAGAGGACCGATTTCCTTAATGAACGTTATAATCACTTCCCATCAAAGTAGAGTCTATTTAGGAAACAACTTCTCTATTTGACCAATACAATAAATAAAGATATGGAGAATTCTATTAAACTCATAATCAATATGTGTCATATAAAATATGTGAGCCTCCACAAtgactaaataaaaaattagtcttaCAAAAacaacaaggaaaaaaaatacacattgaGGAAAGGGCTGATTACACAACCAAAAGCTTGAGCCACCACAATCAagcagtggcggagccacttGAGGACGAGCGGGGGCATGCGCCCCCACtgaacactcttttttttttttttttttccagattttgaattttttccttgTAATTGGCTTCTGAaattattctttgtttaattactttaaTACATTTTGTTGTTTGATTAAAAAGAGTCACCACTCACCATTTGAAACTCCTCAATACATAATGTCCAAACTTGTAAGTGgctaaaccatgggttatatgcattATACTTCATTAATTATTCACTATTTTGAAAGTAATCTTGTCTTTATCGATAGAACTCACAACGCGTTACGAAATTAGAGGTTTaagcataaaatttgaaaagaaaagcacaTTTTTTCTTATTGGATCAAGATTGCTAAATATtaacattttagttattgtgtATCTAACTGCTATTAGACTTGGTCCATTGAgacaattcaaacaattgatttattttgataGTTTATGAAATTACTACCTTCCTTAGTAAATgtgttagcttttttttttttttttttataattatttttagcacaagcattcttttattattttggtgttgctaattatgatttttttttgttgaagtgtGTTTAAAAAGTGCCCTCACTATCGTTAattcctggctacgccactACAATCAAGCAACAACCGAAAGCTTGTCACCCTATGCCTCTCCATTGTGGTTGTCACAACCAACCAAAAGGTTTTGCTAGTTGCAGCACTAGGAGAGTTTTGGTCTCCCTCGAAGCTCTctcaatgcattttttttttcctattgtaTTGATTTCATAATTCATCTTTATGAAAATGAAGTTTTCTTAgctgacaaaaaaaatgagtcagtgtttttttgtgtgtggatagAATAGTAATTCAAGGCACCGCGCGCGATCCTtgatccaaaaagaaaagaaaaaacctacCACGATTTGTAATTAAAATTCGAAGGATTTTTATTTTCGATCACATGGTAATGCATTGACCCTAGGATCTAGCTACTAGATATATAGTTGAAAGCTATGGGGCAGAAATTATGTTTTAGGTATTAGGCTTATTTTATATATCGGTCTTGCTATTACCAGCCTACTAGGCTtacgataaacacactagaagataagaaaaatacatattttgtgtactttttaaaCCCTATAATATACATTTACACAcctactattgtcagcccattgggctgattttagaatttttctatatatataggaaGTGCATGATTCATATGAATAAAGTAGCAAGAAATTTAGTTGTACTAGGCACATGATCGAACATCCTGTTTTGCCTTTAATTATATAAACATTAATTGTGGGAATCAATGATGTACCATAattagtttttatttgttttggaaaagttaattattaattttaggCATTTGGAAAagttaattattaattttaggcattttatatattttcttgGTGGATCAGATAGTACTAGAGGCGTTGGGTTTCTAATAAACACCTTTTGTTTAGCTAGGGTAGGCCGAACCAAACTCTTGACTTCTAACCACTAATAAAAGATTCAGATGCTTTTTTGAGAGTAATATACAGTGGGGCATAATGATATTAGGAATATGTTTAAGGTACGTAATatgagaagtaaaaaattactagcGATTTGTCCATACAGAACTTTGTTTTGACTTAAATTAGGACGTTTACAAGTGGACAGTGAGATTGATTCTCATGATAAATTGAGGCGCATAAGCTGGTTCGGACACCTGAGTTAAAGCCGTAAGGAAAATGCAACGAGGGTACTTTTGACGCAAACGAGAGCAGTATAGTTACTCCACGACGCAAATAGGAGTACTGgtgaaaagacaaaaatgcccATGGAGTGATAATATGTTTGTTGGAACTATCAATTTCCTAATTGGAAGCAACTCCACATGTGATGAGAACAAGGGAGTCGCTGGCTAATTGCAATTGCTAGCCTCCTATGTTCCAAAACTAAGAGCTAGTCCACCTGACCCAGTCGCTGTCAAACTTACCATTCGGCAAAATTAAGTTTTACGTAGCACGCCATCTTTAGTGCCACATTTAACACCAACTTTAGCTTTGTTAAATCTGTCACATCACGTAAACCAATCAATTGATGACGTATCAATCCTTAAGTGGTTATGCTGACATGGCCGAACGGCCTAAACGCAATATGCTCGGATCTCATACCTATGGATTGGGTCGATTCTAACCCAACTCGAGACGATTCAGTTCAGACCATGCTGCCCAAGCGAGAGGTCAGGGTGCCGGGCGACTCGTTAGTGCTGGTTTGACACGCACGATTCAACCCAAGCACCAAGCCTGTTGAGGCTGGTGGTCCGCCAAGCCCAAACGAACCCAGCTAATTTGGCCCACCGAAGATTTAAGACGACATGAAAGGCGTTAATCATGCATGTGTCTTTTTTCGTTATTCATGTTCATTCTTTCGGAACGATTTGCGTTCCAGGTAATGAAGACGAAGCTGTGGACAGATAGTCGAAGTAGCACAAGGTGGGGttaggtacatatatatagtgAAATGGATAGAGATGGGCACTGGGAGGTGTATGGTAGGTGATGAGCAGTCAGTTTTCTGAGTCTTACTCCATTTGACTCTTGCACTTTTTCTTTTGCTACCTCTTGGAATCTGTTCTGGGGAAAATTTTTcaatgccgggtgggtaccataTGGTGTCCGCTTGGCACATTCAAGCCGTCTATTacgtttttggacggctcggatttgaagagaaaaaagtgtcggggtgagaggagagaaaaagtttcaatccgagccatctAAAAGTGTATTAGACGATCCAGATGgaccgagcgggtaccacgtgggatatggGTCCCGGCACCAAAACATGTTCCTTGACTTGAGGACCCAAATTAGCCTTATACTTCCATTCcatttaaaaagagaaaacaaccGATGAAATAATTGATGGCAGCAGCTCAATCCTATGTATCCTTGTGCTACAATTTGTATTAGGATTTTTCGTGGGAACTAGTAATTAATTAAGATAAGGCACTTTTTTGAGTgtctttttgttttgcaaattaAAGAAGTTATAGCCCACTAATTAGTTAGTACGTCGCTAGTGATCGATTAGACAAATTAAGGAACTGGATCACCTTAACCTAACTGTTGACGTAGCGAATAgtttaaaacaaaaacacaacgtATGGTGACGTGATCACCTCAGACGTTAAAGGATATAATTAATCCATGAAATTTCACAACCTTTTACTTAGCTATCTACTGGATTATTTAATGAAATACAAACACTGTCTTACGTCGAGATCTTAAGTtaataaaaatacaatttaTCTCTCAATCGGGTCcttttatgaagaaaaaaaaaaaacttatctcaATCATATTTACGAATTTCTTTCCACACAGTAATGCTAATATGCcggctattttttttatttttataactcagTTGTTCAAATCAATTTACACGCACATCGACTTAATTTCAAAGGTACAATTTCAATTTACTCTTTAAACTTGGGTTGCTATACATACTATGTCAATAATGACCCTTTCAAGCAACTTGGAGATACCAAAAAGCATCCTCGATCTTAAATAAATTATGCCAAAGCACAGATGCAAATGGAACAAAATACTAAAGAAAAGAATGACCCACCACCCCCATTTGCCTCCCCATTACCCATCTCGATCGAACCCCTCCTAAGACGCTCTAccaaatccctctctctctctctctctctctctctctctctctctctcctccatatGAAGGAGAGACCTCCCTTCCCATCAATTCTCTTCAATTTCCTGTCACTCGTTTTCATGGCACTTCTCACTATCGCACCGTCTGCGGAGTCCAAACCACACCACTCGAACCGCAAGCGAAAGAATCATCCGAAGCAACCTTCCTCATGGGATCAAATCAAGAACCTACTCACTTGCAAGCAGATCGAAGGGTCCAAAATCCACGACCCTTCCAGGGCCCCAGCCGCCGGCGCCGCCGTCCGCGGCGGCGGAGGGCCGGCCACCTCGGCCAAGCTGGGGTCGTGCAGCTCCATATGCAGCTTTAGGGACGTGGTCCATGGAAACACCAGGGTGGTTCACAGGGCGGATAACTCGCCGGAAAGTAGTACCGTGGAGCAGGAAGCTCGGTTGCTCGGCCGCAAGGCCTCCGCGGGTAATGGGTCGTCGGCGTCGAGCCGGACTTTGTCGAGATCGAACGGCGGCGGTGGGGTGGTGCATACGACATCGTCGTCTTCTAGAGGCATGCAGCTGAGGAAGTTGTCCGGGTGCTATGAGTGTCACACCAGCCTTGATCCTAGCAGGTTTGTATGCAAAATGTAGAAAAAgattttagggaaaatttttGGTAGAAAATGTTGTACTCTCCTCGTCCTAAAATAAATGTTCGGTTTGTaaaatgaaaacttaaaaataatatgaatttttcaagaaaaatgctaacttttttcaacaatttactaatagatatttatgagtttttttaatttatgaaaaaaattgatttttttttggggagaaaATGTactattattttaaaattcttgttttgcggaccgaacattTATTTTGAGACGAAGGTTGTATATGGAAGGGATGAATGCTAGCCTATATGTAACCTCACATGAAATACTTTTCATTTATAATTTCTGAATGTAATCTTCAAATAAAATATTCGATGATAAAAATGGTGACATGAGATATTTTTACGCGAATTTATTCACCGATGAACATATCAACTAGAAGAAATTAGTACTTTACTTGCAAGCTGGCCAGTTGATGGAGTGTTTGTTCCAAGTTCACCATGGACCATGGTCTTGAGTTCAAGACTAAACGTCTACTAATTTGCTAACCTTCCAATATTTGTACGAGTTTTTTTGTTATAGGTCCCCttactctttttttattaaccttctttttgaaaacgAAGgaaattttaaactcaaatataaagaaaataaaaaataatatatcaattttttttgcaccgtttaaaagatcttaacaagatctatcaaacaagatccatattgatagaaaaattatttgcgtaaatacataatttttgagcttgaaattacgttccttttttaaaagttctttttttacgAAACCGAAACGGGGCAGAATCCTTTATACTACGGCATTGTTTATTTAGctctttaattttttgttccTGAAATACTAATTAAATGTAATTCTGAGCATTTTGGAAAACAGGTTTCCATCTCCGAGGACTAGAGTTTGTGCTTGCTCTGAATGTGGAGAGGTTTTCCCCAAGATGGAAAGCTTGGAGCTTCATCAGGCAGTCAGGCATGCTGGTAATTTCTGTCTCTTCTCATAAATACTGGTTTTGTTAGAacgtcttgctattgtcagtttACTGGGCTAATAATAAGcacactaaaaaataagaaatatatatatttttgtgtactttttataccatttaatacacattcacacacttaaaATTGTCAATCCATtcagctgattttagaattttctttgaTGAAATCCAATACCTAATTTCTACTTGATCATCACTACTGTAGTTTTCAG
This genomic window contains:
- the LOC131334456 gene encoding uncharacterized protein LOC131334456, with the translated sequence MKERPPFPSILFNFLSLVFMALLTIAPSAESKPHHSNRKRKNHPKQPSSWDQIKNLLTCKQIEGSKIHDPSRAPAAGAAVRGGGGPATSAKLGSCSSICSFRDVVHGNTRVVHRADNSPESSTVEQEARLLGRKASAGNGSSASSRTLSRSNGGGGVVHTTSSSSRGMQLRKLSGCYECHTSLDPSRFPSPRTRVCACSECGEVFPKMESLELHQAVRHAVSELGPEDSGRNIVEIIFKSSWLKKDSPICKIERILKVHNTQRTIQRFEDCRDAVKVRATSNTKKNPRCAADGNELLRFHCTTLSCSLGARGSSSLCAAVPGCGVCTIIRHGFQGKASSDGKGVRTTAGSGRAHDCLGCGDDRRAMIVCRVVAGRVRRVADDAAGDEDCVVSPGLYDSVAGHAGIYSNLEELLVFNPKAILPCFVVIYKAVES